From Granulicella sp. WH15, the proteins below share one genomic window:
- a CDS encoding threonine/serine exporter family protein, producing MTAAHSHSPGAEEVAHLSLELGRQLTVSGADSAHVKDSVERFARGLGYEAHLLITYEALLLTVIANAEFRTKVGTHIPGTGVNMTAVESLNRITNETASGLLDATTAGIRLAALEHSSLLYPNWLVAISLGLTGASLSRLFGGDWFIFCTVFLAATVGTAVRQQLGHWRAHPLIIPFVSALVSGIIGGLGVKLHAGNLLALCMIAPGMLLVPGVPLINGIRDAINNKMELSIARLSFAALVVVAITLGLFAAMGITGIGIPVSGLAPLLAIPEDAFFSAVTTIGYVFLFNVALRDSWACVICGVCCHALRTALMHLGVDIVSGTLIGSMIAGLLAHLFARHFRTPSVTFAFPSVVALVPGSYAFRTVIGGLQILRDAGNSPGSLVAETISLALYTVLLTCAIAIGLAVALAVPLPGSQNQVGKASRL from the coding sequence ATGACAGCTGCCCATTCACACTCGCCCGGCGCGGAGGAGGTAGCGCACCTTTCCCTCGAACTCGGTCGTCAATTGACGGTGAGCGGTGCCGACAGTGCGCATGTAAAAGATTCTGTGGAGCGCTTCGCCCGCGGATTGGGTTATGAAGCGCATTTGCTCATCACTTATGAGGCGCTCCTGCTCACCGTGATTGCGAACGCTGAGTTTCGCACTAAAGTCGGCACACATATTCCGGGAACAGGCGTGAACATGACCGCGGTCGAAAGCCTCAATCGGATAACCAATGAGACAGCGTCCGGACTTCTGGACGCGACAACGGCGGGTATACGGCTAGCGGCGCTTGAGCACTCCAGCCTGCTTTACCCCAACTGGCTGGTTGCCATTTCGCTTGGGCTGACAGGGGCAAGCCTCTCGAGATTATTTGGGGGCGATTGGTTTATCTTCTGCACAGTCTTCCTTGCTGCTACGGTTGGGACCGCAGTGCGACAGCAGCTCGGGCACTGGCGTGCCCATCCACTAATAATCCCTTTTGTCTCCGCACTGGTCAGTGGCATCATAGGCGGTCTCGGCGTGAAACTACACGCGGGCAACCTTCTCGCACTGTGCATGATTGCGCCCGGCATGCTTCTGGTTCCTGGAGTTCCTCTCATCAATGGCATTCGAGATGCCATCAACAACAAGATGGAGCTGAGCATTGCGCGCTTATCCTTTGCTGCGCTCGTCGTGGTAGCCATCACCCTGGGACTTTTTGCCGCCATGGGCATCACAGGCATCGGCATTCCGGTCTCGGGACTGGCGCCGCTGCTAGCGATTCCCGAGGATGCTTTCTTCTCCGCTGTCACGACCATCGGTTATGTCTTTCTGTTCAATGTCGCACTGCGCGACTCCTGGGCATGTGTCATCTGCGGCGTGTGTTGCCATGCCCTTCGGACCGCCCTAATGCATCTCGGTGTCGACATCGTAAGTGGCACCCTGATTGGATCAATGATCGCGGGTCTTCTGGCGCATTTGTTTGCCAGGCACTTTCGGACGCCTTCGGTCACATTCGCGTTTCCCAGCGTTGTGGCGTTGGTCCCGGGTTCTTACGCGTTTCGGACGGTCATCGGTGGTCTACAGATCCTGAGAGATGCAGGGAACAGCCCAGGCTCGCTTGTTGCCGAAACGATATCTCTCGCTCTCTACACAGTCCTCCTGACCTGCGCGATTGCAATCGGTCTTGCGGTTGCCCTGGCAGTGCCTCTACCCGGATCACAGAACCAAGTGGGTAAGGCCTCCAGGCTGTAG